In the Gasterosteus aculeatus chromosome X, fGasAcu3.hap1.1, whole genome shotgun sequence genome, one interval contains:
- the LOC120808766 gene encoding endosome/lysosome-associated apoptosis and autophagy regulator family member 2, with amino-acid sequence MRSSAWFVANYALLILCALRLIDGTRGHRLCGETDYYYEYTECDSTGSRWRVPIPQSPGACTGLPEPVRGTECTFSCEAGEFLEMSAQECTPCAAGSYSLGSGIRFDQWDSMPAGFSSLATSLEYNAHRDERLTCNSSTWVPQGSYLESNRDECTVSLIYAVHLKKQGSVSFEYQYADNNLLFEFFIQNDQCQEMDQSADAKWLKLTNHGEWATHTVNLKSGTNILYWRTGGVMMAKGVKPVLLKNVQIEGVAYTSECFPCKPGSLSRVPGSTACEPCPRDTYAGHGASSCTPCNATTQYAAEGSAYCKYRPPCSKKDYFQFHTACDNEGKTHVIYKWIEPKICLDGVTGAEPLPPSGEKEPCPPCNPGFYNNDTAICSPCPPGTFSDGMKPCDRCPAGTEPTLGYEYKWWNILPANMKTSCFNVGNSKCDGMNGWEVARDHIQSGAGSSDNDYLILNIHIPGFKLPTSMSSHSGTEFGRITFEFEIVCVADCEFYFMMDVNRKSTTVVESWEGTKTRQTYTHVMTQNASVSYTWAFQRTNQPSDVRRYVNDVVRIYSVSVSNAVDGVASRCRACALSTRPSSSTCVPCPPGHYINARTSRCTECPRNTHLVPHATPGPDACKPCGPASRSDKDHSLCYSDCHFTHTEGNVTLTYDLSLLGSVGSLMNGPSFTSKGTKYFHLFKIGLCGGKMAVCTDNVTDLSIADSQREKGEGISAVKTFICQSTIIPATGRGFHTALASQSINLADTLLGVTVASTLDGIRARPELYPQTTKKVPDVNFYYRSLEPTSSCESGRSAVVTLRCNAEKSTKGELAVPSQCPAGTCDGCTFHFLWESSAACPTCTERDYHQIEGACKGGHQDLLYVWTEPKLCVGGLSLPEKKTLPCEGVEFWVRLGAGLGAFTAVLLVSLTCYFWKKNKRLEYKYSRLVISANKECEMPGADSCAVMEGENEGDMEDEIVYTKPSLLGKLKAIASKGNGEHYEHVQLNSSHSKALVWS; translated from the exons ATGCGGTCCTCGGCTTGGTTCGTCGCCAATTAcgctctcctcatcctctgcgCGCTCCGGTTGATTGACGGGACCAGAGGACATCGGCTCTGTGGCGAG ACGGACTACTACTACGAGTACACCGAGTGTGACAGCACGGGGTCTCGTTGGAGGGTACCCATCCCACAAAGCCCTGGGGCTTGCACTGGACTACCAGAGCCAGTACGTGGCACAGAGTGCA CCTTCTCCTGCGAGGCCGGGGAGTTCCTGGAGATGTCGGCTCAGGAGTGCACCCCGTGCGCAGCGGGAAGCTACTCCCTCGGCAGCGGCATCCGCTTTGACCAATGGGATTCCATGCCTGCTGGATTCAGTAGCCTGGCAACCTCACTGGAGTACAACGCCCACAGAGATGAGAGGCTCACCTGCAACAG TTCTACCTGGGTGCCTCAGGGAAGCTATCTGGAGTCCAACAGGGATGAATGCACGGTCTCTCTCATCTATGCTGTTCATCTGAAGAAACAAGGCTCTGTCAGCTTCGAGTACCAGTATGCAGACAACAACTTGCTATTTGAGTTCTTT aTCCAGAATGACCAATGTCAGGAGATGGATCAGTCAGCGGATGCGAAGTGGCTCAAGCTCACCAATCATGGTGAATGGGCAACCCACACC GTGAACCTCAAATCTGGCACCAACATCCTGTACTGGAGGACCGGTGGAGTGATGATGGCCAAAGGGGTGAAGCCTGTTTTGctgaaaaatgttcaaatagAAG GAGTGGCGTACACGTCGGAGTGTTTCCCGTGTAAGCCGGGGTCATTAAGCCGTGTTCCCGGGTCCACTGCGTGCGAGCCCTGTCCTCGGGACACCTACGCCGGGCACGGAGCGAGCTCCTGCACCCCCTGTAACGCCACCACTCAGTACGCAG CTGAGGGATCTGCTTATTGTAAGTACAGACCTCCATGTTCAAAGAAGGACTATTTCCAGTTCCACACAGCATGTGACAATGAAGGCAAG ACGCATGTCATATACAAGTGGATCGAGCCTAAAATCTGTCTGGACGGAGTGACGGGAGCCGAGCCGTTGCCTCCAAGTGGAGAAAAGGAGCCCTGCCCCCCCTGCAACCCTGGTTTCTACAACAATGACACCGCCATCTGCTCACCGTGCCCACCTGGGACCTTTTCCGATGGGATGAAAC CATGTGATCGGTGTCCAGCAGGCACTGAGCCCACCTTGGGTTACGAGTATAAATGGTGGAACATTCTTCCTGCAAACATGAAGACCTCCTGCTTCAATGTTGGCAACTCCAAATGTGATGGTATGAATG GCTGGGAGGTGGCGCGTGATCACATCCAGAGTGGAGCAGGCAGCTCGGATAACGATTACCTCATCCTCAACATCCACATCCCTGGCTTCAA GCTTCCTACGTCCATGTCCAGCCATTCTGGGACCGAGTTCGGTCGCAtcacatttgaatttgaaatcGTGTGTGTTGCTGACTGCGAGTTCTACTTCATGATG GATGTAAACAGGAAGAGTACTACGGTGGTGGAGTCGTGGGAGGGAACGAAAACGAGACAGACGTACACACACGTCATGACCCAGAATGCCTCTGTGTCCTACACGTGGGCTTTCCAGAGGACAAACCAACCTTCAGAT gtaCGCCGGTATGTCAACGACGTGGTGCGGATCTACTCCGTCTCGGTGAGTAACGCGGTGGATGGCGTGGCCTCGAGGTGCCGGGCCTGCGCCCTCAGCACCCGGCCCTCCAGCTCCACGTGTGTGCCGTGTCCACCGGGACACTACATCAACGCACGCACCAGCCGGTGCACAGAGTGCCCCCGTAACACACACCTCGTCCCACACGCCACGCCGGGCCCGGACGCCTGCAAACCCTGCGGGCCGGCTAGCAGGAGCGACAAG gACCACAGTTTATGTTACAGTGACTGCCACTTCACCCACACTGAGGGCAATGTGACTCTGACTTATGACCTGAGCCTCCTCGGGTCTGTTGGGTCACTGATGAACGGGCCGAGCTTTACCTCCAAAGGGACCAAGTACTTCCACCTCTTCAAAATAGGCCTGTGTGGAGGAAAG ATGGCGGTGTGCACAGACAACGTCACAGACCTATCCATCGCCGActcccagagagagaaaggcgaAGGAATCAGTGCTGTCAAGACCTTCATCTGTCAGTCAACAATAATCCCAGCCACTGGGCGGGGCTTCCACACAGCCCTCGCCTCCCAGTCCATTAACCTGGCCGACACGTTACTCG GAGTGACAGTTGCTAGTACACTTGATGGAATAAGGGCGAGGCCAGAGCTGTACCCCCAAACCACCAAGAAAGTCCCCGACGTTAACTTCTACTACAG GTCCCTGGAGCCAACCTCCTCCTGTGAGTCGGGACGCAGCGCGGTGGTGACACTTCGCTGTAACGCAGAGAAGAGCACTAAAGGAGAGCTCGCCGTTCCCAG TCAGTGCCCGGCGGGGACGTGCGATGGCTGCACCTTCCATTTCTTGTGGGAGAGCTCAGCAGCGTGTCCTACTTGCACAGAGAGAGACTACCATCAGATAGAGGGAGCCTGCAAAGGAGgacaccag GACTTGCTGTATGTGTGGACTGAACCAAAGCTGTGCGTGGGAGGTCTGTCCTTGCCTGAAAAGAAGACCTTGCCATGCGAGGGCGTGGAGTTCTGGGTCCGGCTCGGTGCCGGTCTGGGAGCTTTCACTGCGGTGCTGCTCGTCTCGCTCACCTGCTACTTctggaagaagaacaaaag GTTGGAGTACAAGTACTCGCGGTTGGTTATATCTGCCAATAAGGAGTGTGAGATGCCAGGAGCGGACAGCTGTGCCGTGATGGAGGGCGAGAACGAGGGAGACATGGAGGATGAAATCGTGTACACAAAACCTTCTCTACTTGGCAAACTCAAAGCCATAGCATCCAAG GGAAACGGAGAGCACTACGAACATGTGCAGCTAAACTCCTCTCATTCGAAAGCGTTGGTATGGAGCTAG